The following DNA comes from Haloferax mediterranei ATCC 33500.
ATGACATCTGACGACGCTGGCGGGGGTGGTCGTGACCCCCTCTTTCGCTACGACCAACCTATCTTCGCGAACGAGGATATTCTTAAAATTTCACATCTACCTGGTCCCGACAAGATTGTCGGTCGTGATGAGCATATGTCGAAGGTTGCTCAGGCGCTCAATCCTGCCATCTTTGGTCGGGAACCGACCCATCTGTTTATCTTTGGAAAAACTGGCTCCGGAAAGACACTCACTGCCCGACTCGTGAGCGAGCGACTCCAGAACGAGGCGACCCGCGAAAACGTCGAAGTGAAGATTGCGGTTATCGACTGTGGTGAGCAACACACCGAGGCGTCAGTCATCAAAACACTCGCCTCGCAGGTCAACAACCCATCAAAAAGCGGAATGACGATTCCCGAACGCGGACTTTCGACGGGTGATTACTACAACCGTCTGTGGCAGGTTCTCGACACCTGTTCCGACGTTACTATCGTCATCCTCGACGAGATTGACATGCTTCGCGACGACGAAGTCCTCCGTAAACTCTCGCGCGCAGGGGAGAATCAGAAAATCGTCGACTCACGGATCGGTATCATCGGTATCTCGAACAAGATTGACTATCCCGAAGAGCTAACAGAGCGCGTCAAATCGAGCTTTGCCCACGACGAACTCGTCTTCCCATCGTACGACGCGAACCAGCTCCGGGAAATCCTCGAGAACCGGAAGGACGCGTTCAAACCTGACGTCCTCACCGACGACGTAATTCCGCTCGCAAGCGCGCTCGCAGCACAAGAACACGGTGACGCCCGGAAAGCGATTGACATCCTCCGAAATGCCGGGCGAATTGCTCGCAACGAGAGCGCCGAATCGGTCACCGACGACCACGTCCGAGCAGCGAAAGAAAAGAGTGAGGCTGACCGATTTAGCGAACTCCTCGAAGGAACTGCTACGCAGTCGAAGGCTGTCCTCTACTCGCTCGTCCTCCAGACTGGCGGCCGGAAGACCG
Coding sequences within:
- a CDS encoding Cdc6/Cdc18 family protein produces the protein MTSDDAGGGGRDPLFRYDQPIFANEDILKISHLPGPDKIVGRDEHMSKVAQALNPAIFGREPTHLFIFGKTGSGKTLTARLVSERLQNEATRENVEVKIAVIDCGEQHTEASVIKTLASQVNNPSKSGMTIPERGLSTGDYYNRLWQVLDTCSDVTIVILDEIDMLRDDEVLRKLSRAGENQKIVDSRIGIIGISNKIDYPEELTERVKSSFAHDELVFPSYDANQLREILENRKDAFKPDVLTDDVIPLASALAAQEHGDARKAIDILRNAGRIARNESAESVTDDHVRAAKEKSEADRFSELLEGTATQSKAVLYSLVLQTGGRKTAEITTNKIYRQYLTVADDLDMDQLSERRVQELLQELDFLNVIQSEVRGRGRGQGVHGTHRLLEDPDIVRRVLLRDSRISTLE